The Apium graveolens cultivar Ventura chromosome 6, ASM990537v1, whole genome shotgun sequence genome contains a region encoding:
- the LOC141668185 gene encoding putative protein S-acyltransferase 7 — protein MDVLSPPKSSDATRSGQLRLYQTWKGSNIFLLGGRLIFGPDAICILRTVFAVVAPVATFCVFIPWKLMDVYSDIFGISVIVVAVLLTLYVLVLLLLTSGRDPGIVPRNARPPEPEGFDETPFRLPRTRDVVVNHITVKVKYCDTCMLYRPLRCSHCSTCNNCIERLDHHCPWVGQCIGLRNYRFFFMFVSTATLLCLYVLSICWVFIVRIRDKEKISIGKAIISYPASIVLIIYAVLALLFVGGLTAYHLYLISKNMSTREYSNYQYPSQNSNPYNKGVIENFMEVFFTSIPPSKINFREKLHKEAEIQPQVAGGTFFGQNMVESMEDIEAGRKRDLEDSATVMSEVERDCNIDRVNIEFSEEFPNLIRMQDRSIMHPRRFSWG, from the exons ATGGACGTATTGTCTCCGCCGAAGAGCTCCGATGCCACCAGGTCGGGCCAGCTCCGACTTTATCAAACTTGGAAAGGAAGCAAT ATTTTTCTTCTCGGCGGGAGGTTGATTTTTGGGCCTGATGCAATATGTATTCTTCGGACTGTGTTCGCTGTAGTTGCTCCTGTTGCTACCTTCTGTGTCTTCATTCCGTGGAAATTAATGGATGTATATTCGGATATTTTTGGCATTTCAGTTATTGTTGTAGCTGTTTTGTTAACATTATAT GTATTAGTCCTCCTACTACTTACTTCTGGAAGAGATCCCGGTATAGTACCACGCAATGCACGCCCTCCAGAACCAGAGGGTTTTGATGAGACACCATTCCGTTTGCCACGTACAAGGGACGTTGTTGTTAATCACATAACTGTGAAGGTCAAATATTGCGATACTTGCATGCTTTACAGGCCTCTACGATGTTCACACTGTTCAACATGCAACAATTGTATTGAGCGTCTTGATCACCATTGCCCTTGGGTTGGTCAGTGTATTGGATTG CGGAACTACCGGTTCTTCTTCATGTTTGTGTCCACAGCAACTTTGCTTTGTCTATATGTGCTTAGTATTTGCTGGGTCTTCATTGTAAGGATCAGGGACAAGGAGAAAATATCCATTGGGAAAGCAATCATCAGTTATCCTGCCTCTATTGTTCTAATAATTTACGCAGTACTAGCACTTCTTTTTGTTGGTGGGCTGACTGCCTATCATCTCTATCTCATCAGCAAAAACATG TCTACCAGGGAATATAGTAACTATCAATATCCTTCTCAAAATTCCAACCCCTATAACAAAGGGGTAATTGAGAACTTCATGGAGGTCTTCTTCACTAGTATTCCCCCATCGAAGATCAATTTTAGGGAAAAGTTACATAAAGAAGCCGAGATTCAACCTCAAGTGGCAGGTGGTACTTTTTTTGGTCAAAATATGGTGGAATCCATGGAGGACATAGAAGCTGGCCGGAAGCGGGATTTAGAAGACTCTGCAACCGTCATGAGTGAAGTTGAAAGAGACTGCAATATTGACAGGGTGAACATTGAGTTTTCTGAGGAATTCCCTAACCTAATCAGAATGCAGGACCGAAGTATCATGCATCCTAGGCGTTTTAGTTGGGGATAA